The proteins below come from a single Salvelinus fontinalis isolate EN_2023a chromosome 1, ASM2944872v1, whole genome shotgun sequence genomic window:
- the LOC129859866 gene encoding ras-related protein Rab-23-like: MLEEDMEVAIKVVVVGNGAVGKSSMIQRYCKGIFTKDYKKTIGVDFLERQILVNDEDVRLMLWDTAGQEEFDAITKAYYRGAQACVLVFSTTDRESFEAVGSWWEKVELEVGDIPTVLVQNKIDLLDDTMIKNEEAEGLAKKLKLRFYRTSVKEDLNVNEVFKYLADKYLQRLKRQTAEEPEAVHTAGNKIGVFNTTSSNLSSQNSSNGREIISLRPNKQRTKKSKNLFSSCSLL, encoded by the exons ATGTTGGAGGAGGACATGGAAGTGGCCAtcaaggtggtggtggtgggcaaTGGTGCGGTGGGGAAGTCCAGCATGATCCAGCGCTACTGCAAGGGCATCTTCACCAAGGACTACAAGAAGACCATCGGTGTGGACTTCCTGGAGAGGCAGATACT AGTGAATGATGAAGATGTGAGATTGATGTTGTGGGACACAGCAGGGCAGGAAGAGTTTGATGCCATCACCAAGGCCTACTACCGCG GTGCCCAGGCGTGTGTTCTGGTCTTCTCCACTACCGACAGGGAGTCGTTCGAGGCAGTCGGCAGCTGGTGGGAGAAGGTGGAGCTAGAAGTGGGAGACATCCCCACTGTCCTAGTGCAGAACAAGATTGACCTTCTGGATGACACGATGATCAAAAA TGAGGAGGCAGAAGGTCTGGCCAAGAAGCTCAAGTTGAGGTTTTACAGAACCTCTGTAAAGGAGGACCTCAATGTCAATGAAG TTTTCAAATACCTAGCAGATAAGTATCTGCAGCGACTCAAGCGGCAAACAGCAGAGGAGCCCGAGGCAGTGCATACAGCAGGCAATAAAATTG GCGTTTTCAACACCACAAGTAGTAACCTATCTAGTCAGAACTCCAGCAATGGCCGTGAAATCATCAGCTTGAGGCCCAACAAACAGAGGACCAAGAAGAGCAAAAACCTCTTCAGTAGCTGCAGCCTTCTTTAG